The following DNA comes from Serinus canaria isolate serCan28SL12 chromosome 1A, serCan2020, whole genome shotgun sequence.
CCGGCGGTGGCTCCAGAGGCGCCGTCGGGAGCCGCTCCCAGCGCGGCAGCGGGCGGGACGCGGCTTCTCCGCGCTCCCCAGCCCCGGATGAGGCAAACTTGGGATGAGATCCCAGCGGGAAAACTCgggaggaagaagcagggaAACCCCGCCACGTGCAGCCACCGCCGAGGGGCTGCTCAGGAACCGGCCCTGGCTCCTCCACTGCCCCCGGAACGCCTTTGCTGCGGTTCCTGGGCACGGCTTCGGCCGGGGATGGCCGAGGGACAGAGTCCGGCCGTGCCCAGGGTCCCACGTCCCACCCCCCGTGGGGGCTCGGGGtggccccgctcccggccggcCGAGCCCGCGCTCCCTCCGTGCCTCCCGCAGGTCCTGGTGCTGACGGGCGTCACCCTCCCGGCCGCGCTGCTCAGGTGGGTTCTGTCCCGGTCCCTcgccctgggctggcacctgGGGGTGGCAGCGGCTCGGCCGTGACATTCATCACCCGCCCCgtcccctgcagcctcctgggcAGCGGATCCGTTCTCGCTGTCACCTCCTGGCAGGGGCGCTGCTGCCACATCCAGGTGAGTGCCGCCAGCTTGTGgcagtgtcactgctgccacATCCAGGTGAGTGCCGCCAGCTTGTGgcagtgtcactgctgccacATCCAGGTGAGTGCCGCCAGCTTGTGgcagtgtcactgctgccacATCCAGGTGAGTGCCGCCAGCTTGTGgcagtgtcactgctgccacATCCAGGTGAGTGTCACCGGCTCCCAGGCACACAGGGCCTCCGAGGTCTGGCCCCAGCTAAGCCCGAGTCAAAGCCGAGCCAACACCGGGTTTAAAGCTCCGGGCGGCGGGCAGGCGATGCAGGATGCCTAATGCCCGGCACTCGCCCCGGCCCCCGGGAGCTCCCGGGCCCAGCCTGGGAAGGGCCGcgggagctgccaggggctgctgccagcagagctaACGCggtgccctgtccccagctgcgCCCCCTGTtcctcctggccctggcagATTTCCTGGGTGCCACCGCACTGCTGGGCACGGGAACCATCCCGCTGCTGCCCGCCCCGCTCTCCGTGCCCGCCTACGCCGCCTGTCCCTACGGGCGGATGCTGACCACGGTAAGGGAAcgctgctggggacagctgaggCTGGAGTGTCCTGGGGACACTGTCCTGGCGTCCCCTCCTCGGGGTGGGTACCGGGACAGGTGTGCCGGGGACCGGGGTGTGGAGCACGAAGAGGGAACGGACAGGGGCAGTGGGGGTGTCgtggggcagagggaggctggAAGGTGCCCTGGTGGcgctgggcacagcaggaaccccggttcctttccttctcctctctcccagacCTCCTACGCCGTCTCGTTCCTCATGGTCGTTGTTTACGCCTACGAGTCGCACCGCACCGTCCTGGGGGGGCGAGCCCGGCCCCCGGCAGCGCTGCAGGTCCGTGCCTCGCCCGGGCACAGCCGGGAATCGCCGTGGCCGCACACGGCGCTGTCAGGGCAAGGGAGCACCGGGGCGGTCCAGGGCAGCCCCTTTCCCCGGGAATTCGGGCTTCCCCCGGTCCTGGCGGAGCGGGCCCGACCCTCGGCTGCGGCCGCCCCTCCAGCCCCGGCTCACGGCGGTTCTCCCGCAGGAGCGGAGCCGCTGCCTGGAGAGCGCCTGGCAGGGAATTCCCTACGTGCTGGCCTGGTAGGtgcccgccgccggccccgcccgaGCGCCCCGGCCGTGCCGGGCTGGCCCGGGGCTCACACCCgtcccttccccaggctggtgCCCGCGCTGACGCTCCTGGCGCAGCTGCTCGCCCGCGGCACCTCCGCCGCCGACATCGCGCCCGCGGTGCCCTGGGCCGGCTCCAACGACACCTTCAGCCTTTACTGCTCCAGGTACGGCCCCTTCGCCCCCGCCCTGCCCGGGGCAGCGCTGCGGCCCCCGGGACGCCGAGTGAGGCTTTGGGACCTCCAGCTCcgctctgtccctgcagctgcctccttcTGATCCACCCGAACCAGGACATCTGCTCCCAGGTGGGCGCTGCCCCTCCCTCGCTGCCACCCACCCACCCTCCTTGTGGGGCCGCGGGGTCGCTGGCCCGGCCCCGCTCATTCCCGTTGCCTCACAGTCCGGCGGGGGCAAGAACGCggggctggaggagaaaatCATCTTCCTGCTGtacctgctgctggtgctcgGCTGCTGCTCGGTGAGGTCCCGGCTCTGGGGGAGGAACGGGGGGTCCCCAGCGCCGCGCTGACCCCCGCACGCCCCCCAGCTCCTGTACCGGCGGGTGCGGCTCCGCTGCCGGGGGAACGCGGCGCTGCCGCTGCTCAGCCTGGACCGGGACGGCGGCTTCGGGGGCAGGAGCGGCCGCAGCGTCAGCAAAGCCTCGCTGTACTTCCAGctggttttcctgctctgctggacgCCAGGCAAGGCCGGGGGgtgtcccacagcccccagccctgcagggacacactgaggctgtccccagctcccccggccctgcagggtcacagtggGGGTGTCCCACCGAGGAATGTCCTTCTGTGTCCCACCCACAGCCTTCCTCCTCACCATCCTCTCCTTCACCAGCATCAGCCCTGCCTCGCTCTTTGTGCTCTACGTGTCCACAGTGAGTAAAGCCCCTTTTCCAGGGCTCCCAGACTAGACGTTTGTCCCCATCCCATGTGGGAGCTGTGACAGCCCTTGGGCACACCCCGGGCAGGGTGAGGACACGGCCCCAGGCCCAACGTGACTCTTCCCACCGGATTTCGGGTTGGGATTTCCCCCTTTGGCTTTTCCCGGGGGCTGGATGTGCTTTAATTGGCCACACCAAGAGGAAAGTCCCCTCGTATCCTGTgccaccctgcctgggctgtgcctgcagggaccGGGAGCCCTgaccctctgtccctgtgtcccaggccctgagtgtgtccctgcagggcttcCTGCACAGTCTGGTCTACGGCTGGATGAGGGAGAACTTCCGACGGGAGGTGCTGGCCCGgagcctctccctgcagagccccgaAGGGGTCAAGGCTTTCTACGACAACTCCCTGGGGGCTGCTTCCTGAGGTCCCACCTCATCCCAGTCCCTGGGGGCTGTTCCCTGAGCCCCCACCTCATCCCATTCCCCAGGGGCTGCTTCCTGAGCTCCCATCTCATCCactccctgggggctgctccctgagcccccaCCTCATCCCATTCCCCGGGGGCTGCTTCCTGAGCTCCCATCTCATCCactccctgggggctgctcccacctcaTCCCactccctgggggctgctccctgagctcccaccTCATCCCAGTCCCTGGGGGCTGCTTCCTGAGCTCCCATCTCATCCACTCCCTGGGGGCTGTTCCCACCTCATCCACTCCCTGGGGGCTGTTCCCTGGGCTCCCATCTCATCTctttccctgggtgcagcccaAAGCCCCGGCAGGATTtgcacattcccagcagctcagggaatcctggaatggctgggtgggaagggaccttggagcccctccagtgccacctcccacGGCTCCCGGTGCCCTGGCAGGGTCCCCTGGATGCAGCCCCTCGTGCCTGGAGCGGTTTGGGGAGGgcacaggtggggctgggcaggtcCCACAGCGCTGGaggcacctgcagcccctccctgctggagaCCTCCCAACTTCCACAGATCCACAGGGATGGAACACAGAATCCTGGGACCACTgaggctggggtggcactggaggggctttga
Coding sequences within:
- the LOC127060792 gene encoding transmembrane protein 116-like, whose product is MAKAQEQPPALSDIQVLVLTGVTLPAALLSLLGSGSVLAVTSWQGRCCHIQLRPLFLLALADFLGATALLGTGTIPLLPAPLSVPAYAACPYGRMLTTTSYAVSFLMVVVYAYESHRTVLGGRARPPAALQERSRCLESAWQGIPYVLAWLVPALTLLAQLLARGTSAADIAPAVPWAGSNDTFSLYCSSCLLLIHPNQDICSQSGGGKNAGLEEKIIFLLYLLLVLGCCSLLYRRVRLRCRGNAALPLLSLDRDGGFGGRSGRSVSKASLYFQLVFLLCWTPAFLLTILSFTSISPASLFVLYVSTALSVSLQGFLHSLVYGWMRENFRREVLARSLSLQSPEGVKAFYDNSLGAAS